GAATCTAGAGCCCTGGCGGAAATTGCAAAAGCAGAACTTGATGATACACCCATGAGAGGGCGACAACTTCGTGTTCGTTTTGCCACACATGCTGCTGCCCTCTCTGTACGAAATCTTTCACCCTATGTTTCCAATGAATTATTAGAAGAAGCATTCAGCCAATTTGGACCTATTGAAAGGGCTGTCGTAATTGTTGATGATCGAGGAAGATCTACAGGAAAAGGCATTGTTGAATTTGCTTCTAAGCCAGCTGCAAGAAAAGCATTTGAACGATGCAGTGAAGGAGTGTTTTTGTTGACAACGTAAGCTATATCAAATTTTTAAGTTCTCTTAAATTTAGTATATGGATGTGTAgcacagagatgtcaaacatggtCCACAAGGTTCCTTCAGTATAACTTGAATCAGTTTAAACAGTATTTGGGACATCTTTAACAAAATAACTACAGTAAAACATggataaatgttaaaataatgattttctaagtcattgTGGCCTGCAAGGATCCTTATATATGATTTAGTGGTCACTGGTTCTATTTGAGTTTTGTACTACTAGTGTATGGTTTTTATCTAAAGTGGGTATGGAAAACTGAATAAACTTGGgtactattttttttccccattagaactCCTCGTCCAGTCATTGTGGAACCACTTGAGCAACTAGATGATGAAGATGGTCTTCCTGAAAAGCTTGCACAGAAGAATCCAATGTATCAAAAGTAAGAGCTATTTTATACTTGAATGTTTCAAAAGGATTGTGATTTTCCTCAGAATATATCTCTGTGCCTTACAGGACAGTTTAGTTTCATGGGTTGTAGTGGCTCTAAAAAAAACGCTCACTGGTGGCTCAGTCATTAGTAGTAGACAattgatctttttttccttcaaaagccTTGTGTTTCAGAGTCCCTAAATAAAAGCTTTCCACGAGCTTAGGGTCTCTTGTATATCACAGAGGCACTGAAATGTTACTTTAATGGAGGaatatgttattttcctttttcaaaaggtgggaaatggaatcAAACTATAGACTTGGCTGGCAAAATTCTaggtagttcttttttttttaaagggatggtTTTTAATTATAGTTGTATCCAGACCCACTTTAATAAGTGGACTAACCTGGAGATCTGATATCTGATATGGATGATCAAATCAGACTAGGATAATAAGCCCCAGGTGAAATTAGAATAGTTTTACTctccaatttaaaaaacaaaaaataatccttTATAGAAATGAGAGTTGAAAACAATCTCAGTAGTCATCtaacctccctcccccctcaactAAAAGGAATACAAAGAATCTAAGGATTTGACTGTTGGAAAAGGACCTCAGTAGCCATCTATCTAGTCACTGCTTAGGTTCAAATTGTAGAGTATCAACAAGCACTGAGttcttactgtgtgctagacaccaCGCTGAGCATTGGGAaatgcaaaggcaaaaacagtcttgCTCTTAAAGAATTAACACTCTGAGGTATTAGAAACTGCTACAAGAAATACAGGAACAGccagccatctagtctaactcatatGTGAAAAAGAATCTACTGTAAGGCACCTGacaagttgggggtggggtggggtgtgtgatgtccagcctctgtttgaacaTTTCCAAAGATAGGGAAACCAGAGGTAACTGAAAGCTTTGAGACAGGCTTTTGCTGTAACTTTTCCACAGTTCCAATTACTGAGGAAGTTGTCTCATGTCAAATCTGCATTTGATTCTTCGTAAATTTTTACCCATTGTCCCtatttctgccctctagggccaaacGAAACAAATCCTAATTTGATTTGCCAGCCCTTCACTTATGTCTCTCctgattcttttcttctccaggctagacTTTCACATTAGCTTCAATTAATCTGGTTTCAAAGTTTTTCACTGTCCAGATTGCTTTCTTCTGGACTTTTCAATGTATCAATGCCCTCAAACATTTGTGACCAAAAATGGAGCACAAGACTCCAGATGAGATCTAACAAAACCAGGGTACAGAAAGATTTGTacttcctcattcctggaatcTGCAGCCCAAGGATATATTAGCTTTTTGGCCTCTACATTAATTACACTGCTGATTTCATTAATTTTGTAATCTTGATTTAAACTcggagtttttttttccagacagcCAGTTTCTCCCCATGGTGTAGTTGTGGAATTTTTAAATTTGGGGTAAAAATTTTACATTACATAAATCCTTAtcaaatttgatatttttaggTTCAGCCCAGTTAAGCTACCTTTCATGTTATCTTTGGATCTTGTCTTCCATTTCATGGGCTGTCCTGTTTCAGTGGAAATTTGATGaccttgtcatttttatcattatccAAATCATAGATAAAAATTAAGCAGGATGGATAAAGTTAAGTAACATAGGACCATGCATAGATATCAAAACAGATCCACTGGAGAACTGGTCAAGTTGGAACCCTTGATAACTAGCTATTGTGAGTCTGGTCATTTAACtggttttaaattttatctaatCTTATAACTAGTCCACATGTCTCCATCTCCACCAAGCCAAACTCCCTGACTACAGTTTGCAGGCTGTTTGTTCTCAAGCTAAGAACAGGGGGTGAcagcagttcatgtgaaaaacTTTGGGCTTATGGTGGATTGTAAATTGAGTAAAAATATGATTTAGCAGTGTGATAGAAAAAAGTGCTATAGTCTTAGGCTGCATCAGTAGGAGGATAGTGTTCATAGTAGAAGTTACAGTCTATAAAATTGTCCTGAGCAGATCATATCAGAAGTACTCTATTGTTTGGTGTGCTACcttttatgaaaggctttgagaaGCTGAAGTGCATCTAGAGGAGGGTAACCATGAACCTGGTATGGAAATGGgttaaaagaattggaaatgtttAGCCAAGAATTCTTTGAAGTTGTAGAGAAGGCAAGTGGGTTTTCCAAAAGTAGAAGGGCAGGTTTTTACTTCTGACAGCATTTAAGCATAGGCTGTTACTGCCCAAGTGCAAAAAAGAGAgggataaatgttttttttttagtacaagTACTTCTTGTCCACAGTACTTAAACTTTAACAGAAAGTTTCTTGttattcccatttcccttttggaACATCTCCTTTACTTCAATTGAGCTATTTCTTTTACTCTGACCCTGATCTCTGTAAGATGTCTTTGCTAGGAACtaataatttatgttttattttttctgttgatCGTGCCCTAGCACACGCTTAGAACCATATTTGCCCCCGCACCTCTGACTTTGGTTTCTGTCCTCTTCCAGAGGTGATTGACTACCCCCTTCATCAGTGGATCTTTTTGTGTGTGGTGATTGATGCTGTGTTGCGGATCTGTCATTGCCTGTTTTCTTAGCACGTAGTGCAAATTTCTTAAGATCAACATATGTTCATTTGTGAGGAAGGTGAATGAGAAAGAGCTGACACTTAAATATTGCCTGGTTGCTAAATCTTACTCTGTCTGTTGAATGATGATCATTAATATAAGCTCTGATAAGTTTTCCAAATCATACATTGCATCTACAAAATGACTTGACAAACTTAAACGCAATtttcagggagagagagaaccctCCACGTTTTGCTCAGCATGGCACCTTTGAGTTTGAATATTCCCAGAGATGGAAGTCTTTAGATGAAATGGAAAAGCAGCAAAGGGAGCAGgttgagaaaaacatgaaagatGCAAAAGACAAACTGGAAAGTGAAATGGAAGATGCATATCATGAGCATCAGGCAAATCTTTTACGCCAGGGTAAGTGTCCTCGTCTGGGGTCAAATTTAAGTGGTCCTGCTTAATTTGTGTATTGACTGcattaatgggaaaaaatttaatttttaaaatacctagatCTAATGAGGCGTCAAGAAGAGCTGAGACGGATGGAGGAACTTCACAATCAAGAAATGCAGAAACGTAAAGAAATACAGTTAAGGTAGGATTTGTTTGTAGTTCTAAGTAGATCTGTCCTTATTCAAACAATTTGATACATTACTTAGCAACCAAAGAGATAGTGGAAAGAATTGCTCCTATTTTACAACTGAGCTGAGGCACAAGAGGTTTGAATGGCTTGTCTGGTGTTTTATACCATTAGTTCAATGGCAGAGCCAGTGGTCAGCTCAATTTTctgacttttccctctcccttcttcactccccTCTATGGTGAAACAGCCATCATATTTACTTTTATATGATCTCTTCAATGTTCATGTAAATGCTTTTGAGATTTAAAATATtaagtgcatttttttttctaggcaaGAGGAAGAACGGcgtagaagagaagaagaaatgatgaTTCGCCAACGTGAGATGGAAGAGCAAATGAGACGCCAAAGAGAAGAAAGTTATAGTCGGATGGGATACATGGATCCTGTAAGTGTTTGGAGATTGTTAAAAATTGGTATACCTGTGAACCAGAGTAATAGAAGTATGGAGTAAgatttatatgtttttattttgtactttCAGACTCTTGCCTAACCTAATCTTTTATGGGGAGTTTTGGCTTTAAGTGTTCAGTAGGCAAAGTAGGCTTAACTTCTGTTCTTTAACCATTATGGATTGCCAAAAGGTAACTaaaatgggggaaaggagaagtaTCTATTCTATAGATCTTGGAATGAAAGTTAACATTTGACGTGGTGATTTATCTGTAACTAAATTTCTATAACTCCTGTCCTACTGTATTGTATGTTTTCTTTAGTACTGGAATTTGAAAAGTTAGTGTTTTTTGCATATTTGTAACTATTACATATTTTCCTTACAGCGCGAGAGAGAGATAAGAATGGGTGCAGGAACAATGAACATGGGAGGTAAAAATTGAAAAtgtgtatttgtttaaaaaacattAGTTGACTTGAGTAATTGGGTTCAAATTATAACCAGTGTTTTTGTTTCTTAGATCCCTATGGCTCAGGAAGCCAGAAATTTCCACCTTTAGGTGGTGGTGGCATAGGTTATGAGGCCAGCCCTGGAGTTCCACCAACAGCCCTGAGTAGTTCCATGATGGGAAGTGACATGGTAATGTATCTTGTGGGGACTTAATGTGGGAATTTctcattttcacctttttttattttaaattttttttaaagcagatgaCTTTGAACTTTCTTAGTACCCCTAGTCTTTGTAAATAGTGATATGGAAGATTAGTGTGGCgatgcatatatacatagcaAGCTTTTTCAGCTGTGTGGTAACTTAGCTGAAGATAAGGTTGCCAATAAGGGAATCGGAAATAGGCTTTCTGGaatatttgcagttttcttggcatttAAATAGGTTTGAAGTTCTGCATTCTGTTGCTGATGCACTTTTGATTTAGTGCGTGGCAACCCCAAATTCCTACCTAGTGTTAGTGAACATACCAGATTACTCTATATCTAAGTGGGAGTAATCACATGGCaaagtatcattttttttaagcTGGTATTTGCCATATGCATTAGAATCATAGTTTGAAGCTTTAGGCATGTTTTAGTGATAGGACTCTGGCCTCTATTTGCTGTGTCTTCTATCATATGACAAGGGAATTCTGATTGTGTTCTGACTCGTCGTTTCCCACTTGTTTGGTCTGTCTGTGGTTACAGCCTCTTAATTCAACTTACATCTCCATTTTGTTCAAGGGTACATTTAAAGACTATAGATTATTTAACATACTAATTGTGTGCTCTTGATCTGAGCCCTCTTGATGCTATCGTAATATAGTTTTAACTACTGATAGCTTACAAGAATGCTTGGGAATAATAATTTGAACTGGTTTGAGTGGTTGCATTAGGCTTTCACCATCCTTATAAAGTGCACTGTGGCATTAGAAGGGTTTAGAGGATGATTTTAAATAATTCCAGGAATCTTTGAGATCACTTTTCATAGGACTTGGGCTATGGTGAGCTTCTGTGGCTTACCAGAATCATCTCTttacattaaaatgaaatatataactTGAGGAAGTCAGTTTAGATTTATGGCCTTTGATAATTTGTTTATGGCCTTTTGAGAATAAAAAGATTTCAGTGTTTGAGTTTAACATTTTGAGTGGCTTTAGTAAAACAGTGCACCTTCATACTGTTTACTAAAGTGCTAATAAAGGTGCCTGTGATGTTTGTAGCAAAAATTTGATACTCAGTCCCTGTGGACAAGGTTCTGTGTTCCATATAGCTCATGGTAACACATGTCACTTAATGGCAGCTCCTGTGTTCTTAGCTGTAATTAAAATTAATCACAAAAAGCCAGAAAACCTTACTGATTTTGACAGTCCACTACTTGGAAGAATTGAAGCCAGTTTTCTCAATATCTCTTTTAGTATTTCGAAAGATTCTTTTCTTAGTTGTTGGTATTAGTTGTAGAACCAGTAAATACTGATTCTACTCTATTTTTAATAGTTGGTGGGACAGTAGTTGACATCTAATTTTATTTGATACGCAACTCTAAACAAGTTAGGCTTCCGTGCTCCTGTAACCATAGAAGGGGCTACTGCTTTGTTCAGTCACTACCCTTTTTATTTAGTACAAAAATACCTGACACTAGATGCAGTCTTGAACTCACTGCTTTATCGCAGTCATTTGGGCTTGTTGGTAGAGCGGTGTGGGAGATGCCAATAAAGCCTTGAAGTCACAGCGAAGTCTTGAAGTGGACTTGCACAAGACCTGGGGAAATGTTGGGTTGTTTAATGGATGCACATCACTCCTGTGTCTTTAGTTAACTTGAAATAGTCAGACAGTACTGTGAAATTGTATCTGGCTATGTAGCTATGGCTCTGAAGTGAGAATATggcaacaagtttttattaagttaCTTACTGTGCTGGTTAGGTTAAATCATTAAATCCATTAGTCtcttatgctttttctttttgtagtcCAGTAGCACTGTATTAAAACTTTCAACCTTTTAAGACATCTGCAGCTTAGTCAGCAGATCTGTCTTAAGCCCATCTCGAAAAGCACAAGGTCTCTAATGCAGCACATGCCACTAACTGGTGAGTAGGCCTTTCATGTCAACTCATACTGAGTGAATTGAATCTTTCTGGTTAGGCTTTCTTGGAAATTGACTGGAGTCAACTAAATATCTCTGCTCAGACCTTGAGTATGCAAGCCTTTCTCTGGGTTAATGAGGTGTGAAAATTTCTAGAACTCATTTTGGAATGGGTATTCACATCTGCACTAATGCTTAAATTTTTTAGCACTACAGGGAAGATCTGTTCTTTGAAACACAGGTGTATGAGAATGGATCAAGTGGGAACATACCTCAAGGCATGTATTACCATAAACTAATTTTCAAAttacccttttttcctttctatgttCCCGGTACCTGTGGATCGACTCAATGGTGATTGTATCGACGAACGTTGACTACGGAACCTTCTAAAAATATTTACTTAACACACATGGACATCAACTACATATAATGAACTGTTAATTACTGTTCCAATAGCGTACTGAGCGCTTTGGGCAGGGAGGAGCTGGGCCTGTGGGTGGGCAGGGCCCTAGAGGAATGGGACCTGGAACTCCAGGATAtggtagagggagagaagaatatGAAGGCCCAAACAAAAAGCCCCGTTTTTAGATGTGATACCTAGGCTTTCATTccagtttgttttttgtcttttcttgttTAGACACCGATCTTTTTAATTCTTGCATTTTAGTAAGAAAGCTACATTTTTATGGATGTTAGAAATTTATTGACCTAATATTTGTAAATGGTCTGTTTGGGCGAGTAAAATTATGTAATGCAGTGtttcaaaaagggagaaaatctaGCTTTTTTTTGATGTATAACGTCCCTAAAGTTATGGCAGTGTACCTTGTGCCACTGAATTCCCAAAGTGTACCAATTTTTTTTACTGTGcttcaaataaatagaaaaaactaGCTATAAATTTGATCTTTAATTTTGCCATTCATGCTTCTATCATATTAGGTTAGGGAATACACCTTGCAAGTTTAAGACTCTTGGCCTTTGAAAAGGCATTTTTCTTTGTGGGAAGATATATTTAGAGGCAGGTTTTCTTTCCACAAATGGGTCTAGTTTTAAAGAAGTAACGGTTACTGAAAGAATAGTAATAATTTGCTTGCTGTGCATTACATATTCCACAGCAATGAGGATAAGCTATCTTGAGTATTGGAGATGGTGATATAAGTTGAAGCAGAACTGTAAATCTTCTGCAGGAATATGTATCAAGATTGTGGAATGGGTTTTAGAACTgttgatggggggaggagggtgggctGGCTGAGTTTTTTTAAATAGCCCTATCTATGACTTTAACCCTGTGCTTGGTAGTttttaaagttggaaaaaaaataggtcaTTTCACCCCTCCTTTTACCCCAAGACCAAACCCTAAAGAATGGCTTGTATTGACTTCTCTTCCAAATTAAAGATTGTTAAATGTGAAGACTTTCATGCATTACTTTTAAGTGGCTTTATAAACAGGGAATGTGTGTTCTGCCTGAAATAGTTAACCTACCAGAGAAAGCTGCAAGGTAGTTGAATGAACTAAAGCAGGGAGATCCATACAAATTTGTACTCTGTAACTTACAGCTCCTTGTGCTACTTCTGTTGGGCAAAATACAGCATAGGAATACTAAACCTAGAAGCTTCAAGAACCTAGCAGTTCTCCTTTCTGAGAGCTAGTGGTGATTACATCCAGGGCTGTAAATTAAGTGTATTGAATTGTAGATCTGGCAGATACCCCTATAGTTGC
This Trichosurus vulpecula isolate mTriVul1 chromosome 2, mTriVul1.pri, whole genome shotgun sequence DNA region includes the following protein-coding sequences:
- the SFPQ gene encoding splicing factor, proline- and glutamine-rich — encoded protein: MSRDRFRSRGGGGGGFHRRGGGGGRGGGLSHDFRSPPPGMGLSQNRGPLGPGPVQTGPKPSIPPPPAQVLAQQQAQQAAAAAAAAAAAAAAAQQQQASSPDPPKPGLPPGSSPGPTVGTAAPASVSAPSAPPPGSGGPPGPGSAASQASSGPSAPPGGPPQTSSTPASVSSGSSGGPPPPPPGAAGPKPGPSPGGPKGKMPGGPKPGGPGLTPPGGHPKPPHRGGGEPRGGRQHHPPYHQQQPPPPPHHQGPSPGGPAGRSEEKISDSEGFKANLSLLRRPGEKTYTQRCRLFVGNLPADITDEDFKRLFAKYGEPGEVFINKGKGFGFIKLESRALAEIAKAELDDTPMRGRQLRVRFATHAAALSVRNLSPYVSNELLEEAFSQFGPIERAVVIVDDRGRSTGKGIVEFASKPAARKAFERCSEGVFLLTTTPRPVIVEPLEQLDDEDGLPEKLAQKNPMYQKERENPPRFAQHGTFEFEYSQRWKSLDEMEKQQREQVEKNMKDAKDKLESEMEDAYHEHQANLLRQDLMRRQEELRRMEELHNQEMQKRKEIQLRQEEERRRREEEMMIRQREMEEQMRRQREESYSRMGYMDPREREIRMGAGTMNMGDPYGSGSQKFPPLGGGGIGYEASPGVPPTALSSSMMGSDMRTERFGQGGAGPVGGQGPRGMGPGTPGYGRGREEYEGPNKKPRF